In Epinephelus lanceolatus isolate andai-2023 chromosome 7, ASM4190304v1, whole genome shotgun sequence, the genomic stretch AGACACATATAACTTTATATATTTGTATTAAGTCTACTGTGAAGAAGACGCTACACATAAAGACAAGAATTCATGCATCACTTTGTGTGGCTTTAACTGGTGTTTAGTGagtttataataaaaaaattataaaacagTTAACAAAGAGGGGGGACTTCCGCTCTTTTGACCCCCTCTCGTCACCTATCTGTATATAACTCAGCCCGAGAGAGTACATTGAAGACATCTATACCCAACCTGTGTGAAAGACACTGAAAGGGTGTTCCAGTTTGTACAGATAAAGTCCAGAGGTAGCTGCACTGGTCATTCAAGCAATGCCACAGGCAAGGTGTTTGTACTTTTCCAGAGTGTTTCCTTTTTATGGTGTTTTACACTTCTACATCTCATACATTTCACAGGCAGGTGTTGAACTTTATACTTTATATTGCTGCACATTTTTACAGGTTTGGCTGCTCAGCAGGACATAAAGTCATTAAGATCTTTTAATAGCTAGCTGCTCACATTCTTGCATCAATGATACTCCAAGATATCAAATATATAATGATATGgcacttaaaaaatatattaaattcaGGATTTTTTACTTAACCTATAAGAGTATTTTTGTACTGTGGTTTTACATTTACGTTTCAAAGGATCTGCAGACTTCTTCCAACACAGGTGAATAATCTATCGTCATATTTGTCAAGTTTATTGTCAGAGATAAAGTTAAAGTTCTTTATCCATTATAGCCTATGCACAAAAATTAGGCAGCTGCTGGCAATGAAAAGCTCAGGCTCCCTAGAAGAATGCAAATTACATATatatagaagaagaagaagaagaagaagatcacacaagtaaaaacaaaatgagaatcTAAACAtattagattttaaaataaGGGATTACATATAAGATAAATTAAATATAGAATAAAgtaatataaacataaattagacagtaaatacaaattaataaactgaatgtaaacatgAATGTAGTAAACCTAGGGATAGGTTTACTACATGTCAGGGCCCCTCTGGCCTTTACCTGCAAAAtactaacaataataatagacTTTAttcacagttacaaagtgctttatgaGACAAATATAATATAGGCACCATGtaataaacatgaataaattaataaataaaatgacaaaagaagGACAGAAACTAGACACCTAAGTTCCTCAGATAAAGAGAATGTCATTCAAATGAACTCATGCCAGCCAGGACAAGACTCAAAAAGTCCACCAAGGGCTGCAAAAGAACTGCTATGAGACACATAATGATGACAAatgtgaaacaacaacaaaaagagacataaaaccacGAAGAGATGCATGACTACAACGAGATGCAAGAACAAGACAAAACCAAAACCTGCCTTGCTCATATGCTGCAAAGGTGGCGGGGCCctctgcatatctgtgcccaggagcCCATTGCCTCATTTATATGTGTACAAAGAGGTGTAAACGTTTATAAAACAGTGACCTAAGTAAAGATAAAGTGACTGTAATAATACATATCAATATATGACAAAATGGTAGAGTGGGAAACTTCTGtatgaaaaaatatgttttgcctgAGAATATCTGACTACTGTCAAGTGTCATTAATAACGGGTATGATGGATGTAGATATATTAATGCACAAACATTATAAGAACATCATAAGAAGACTTCAGAAGATTGTTTCAGAAACAGCCGCACAGGGAGCCCGAAAAAAAATCGCTATTCTCGTGCGGTTCTGTTTGACCCATGCGTGTTCCCATATAGTTGAAGCGGTGCTGCCTGATGTGTGAGTAGCTAACTAACGTTGTCTCCATGAATATATTAGCTAATGTTGCCTCTGTaggaaataaaataacacacatGTGTGCCTTTACATGTAACATATGAACAGACATTAACAGATGTAGTGACGGAGAGCTCGCGAGAGTTCCGGGTCGTTTTTAATCGTGCTAGCTAACGAGGCTTCTCAGCTAGCTTTCGCAATTTGAACGTTAGCCACATTAATGCTAATTTTAGCACTCAGCATAACGACAGTTATGATATTAAATGGCTGCAACTAGCGAGCTGGGGTAAACAAGTGTGTTGTGAGGTTGTATAATGTGTGTTCATACAGCGTTATATTCAGACTACAGGGGTGATATAGCTCCTTTAGACAGGACTGAGCTAAAGTAAAGTCATGAGCTGTTGTATTGATTTTTAGATAGTGTTACAAGTTTACAGAATTGTATTGGGTTCATTATTGTGACTTACCCTCTGTTATCAGGAGCTAATAGCAGAGTGACAGTACATCCAAATGAAACTTGAATGACTTGTTAATGTGAAGGTATGAATACAATCTGTTTCAGGTCAAAATGGCAGAGCTAACAACACTAGAGAGCCTGCTGGAGATGGGCTTTGACAGAAACAGAGCGTGAGTGACACCATATCCAAACattcatcctggttaatgtagTTCATAGAACTGAGATTACTTCCTGAGAAGTGAAAGTAAACCTGTGTAACATTGGAGTGGACCTGACTGTCCTTTGTCACGTGTTTTCAGGGAAAAGGCTGTGGCCAACACAGGAAACCAGGGGATAGAGCAAGCCATGGACTGGTGAgtctgacacacatacacagaagtGACCCTGCTACTACCATGGCATCACATCACTGAGTAAGGGCAGTACAGACTAAGTGAAACGACGATGGAGAAAAGGAGCTAGGCATTCAATACCTGAGCTGAATGCCTGGGAAACACAGCTGACCTCCACTAACTCCCAGACAAACTTCCGCTGGAGAAATCCTGGTTGACCATGCCCATAGTTTTTGGTCTTGATCTTTTATTCAGATGTTCTGGAAGGAAGTAGCAACAATCATCTCAAAAACATTCAAGTCCCTTTATCTTGGACACATCCTTAACAGACTAAGTAAAGATGATATCTTTCTACTAAAGATCCTGCCGGCAGCAAATAAAAATGCCATTACCAAATACTGGCTCCAGAAATACCGCCCACTGCCAGTCTCTTTATTAATACTGTTAAACACTTACATCTTCTGGAACAGATGACATATTCCATACAACATCAAAAAGAATTGGGAGAAAAACAGTGGAGAAAATGATGTGTTTATTTAGCAAGTGAGACAGACTCCACATGATTATTGTATCAAACATCCCATGACctcatatttgtcttttttccctGGTGTActgcttttcatttttctttttcttttgttcctaTACATATTGAACGTAAAGtgttcataaataaaaaaaaaaaaaaaagaagtgaccATGCTCGTGTTGAGCCACCTGTGAGCTCCTCTGTCATCACTTACCTGTGCTGCTGATTCACCTGCATATTTGTCTTGTAATCAACAAAGCTGCAGCTCTCATCTTTGCCTTGTGATGTGCTCTCCTCAGGTTAATGGAACATGAGAACGACCCAGACATTGATGAGCCCTATGTGCCTCCTGTGGGGAACGTCCTGGGAGGAGAAGCAGACAGCCAGTCGACTACAGAGCAGCCGTCGCTTGCAGACACAGCTGAAGGTCAGGGCGATGGAAGcacatcagacaccaacataAAAGCCATCTAGGGATGTGCAATATGAAGATATATACATACTGTGGggcaatatatatattattgtgACTtaatatgttgtgatatgctgagtattgtagTGAAACTGATTGCGATATATTGCGATGTAttacttttttcaactgtaaattatgtccccaaaggaaaacatcagttttatctaataagataaagttcaAAAAGTGTACAGGAATCTTCTACAAAattagaaggaaaaaaacaaaactataacaggatatatattgatataatgataaaaaaaattgcacaCAATGTGACAGGAAtttctccatattgcccagtCTTATAGTCACATGTTCAGTAGCATGTATTTTATATCTATAAACGAGGCATAAATTCTGAATTAGTTTGAGTAAATGAGGTGGGCATTACTGTTAATTTGCTCTGAATGTGATACACCCTTCAGTTTTTGCTTTCTATTCTCATCACCTCCACCGTGGTGCTTGAAGTGGTCggctctctctgtttgtctccgTTAGTGTTTTGTTGTCGAGGTTTTCTGAGTCCACTCCACACTGAGGGTGTAAGGTTTGTGGTGTCAGGTGTGTAGGTTAGGTAACCTTATTCTGTCAGCATGCAACTTTTGCTTTGAATTGTGGTTGACAGTAAGACGTTTTAACACCACACAgtatgtctctctgtctctcttttttcctctttcacttTCTCATGTGCATTTCTTTTCGGCTGCAGGGACAGCAGGTGAAGACTTGGAGGGTGACCAGAGTGCAAAGAGGCCGATgacggaggaggagaaacttgaGCAAGTTAAAAGGTCAGAGTGCACACACCACTGACAAAATCCTTCCAGTGCTGAATGTCCAACTCACAGCCTCTACTCCTGACATAACTTTAGTTCACCTAAAAATCACTGAAAATATAATCTGCCATCATCAGTTTGCTAAACATAATGGGGaaatacatttctgttcatTCATGCCTCCTCCTTCTGTTGGAAAATCTGCAGCGTGtaaaaaaaggcaaatgtgtgtgcgtgttttttCAGGCTAGAGGAGCTGATGCGGGTGAAGCAGGCGGAGAGACGAGAGCGAGAGCGGGCAGAGGAGTTGGAGAGGGAGAAGCAGCGGAGGAAACAGGGCCAAGAGCTGCAGCAGATTCGCCAGAAGATGCAGGATGATGACATGAAAAAACTTGCTGATCAGCGCAGGAGAGAGAAGATGGAGGACAAACTGGCAAGGTAAAGTATTCACTATAACACAGTTATTCAGATAATGATGTCTGTGACACTGGGGCTTAGTAACAGTACAGGACcacattgtcatgtttgaccagagctgaaataataatgtacCTAAATATCCAAACATGTTTCCACTCTTCATATTTTCTGTTCCCTAAAGAAATTACTTAACTTCTCTCTGAAGactataaaaggaacattttacCAAAAAGGGAAATTACTGAAGACTCTGTGAGCCGTGGACTGTAATTACTCTGAGCAGCAATCATGGGAACAAATTACAATCtgatatattcaaatataatcCTCGCTTTTTCTCTGGTAAACAGGCTGCAAAATTTGTCGCTAGTTGCTTATTAGAAAGTCACAAAGAGGGTTTTAATTTAGCAGGAAAGACGCAAGGTTGGCAACATTGAGCACACTgtggtaaacacattttttgcaggttcttaaaaagtcttaaaatgtcttcaatTTTATAAATAgcaggccttaaaagtcattaaatagtctcaGATTTTGAATTTGTGGGGTCTTAATCACTACAAACATTTCATGCAATGTGATTAATCCGTCTTTTAGATTCTTTTATCAAAATGAATCAAACTCTTCTGtatgaaagtccacatttctgatgctacaaatctttaaacctccCACTAATCCTCATCTTTTATTTGCACTTATTTgctggcaaaatgtagattaaattCACTCTAATAACCACTTTCCTACATAAAACCGTCCAACTGCACAGGACCACACATATACTACTTAATAATCCCCTGAAATGCTTGAATAGGAAAAAACAAGgtatttgtccaaaaatcagaCTTATAtttagtgaaaaaaaataatcgTGAAAAGGTGTTAAAAAGCATTCAAGTAAGTGTCTGATTACTGTAAACACCCTGGGTAAAGGAAAGAGGTGTGCTGGATTTAtcacacaagacaaaacaagagctTCATTGTGGAACGGAATGCTGCACATCTTGATTATCTTGTTATGTCATAATCGTTGGAAGCTAAAATCATAATTGAAATAAAATTCGATTAACCGTTCAGCCCTGACATGTTCCCTTTTCAGTTTAAGTCAGCAGCACAGTGGTGATCCCACACTACAGCACTTACAACTTCACATCAGACGGTCAAAATTTGCAAATTATTTTAACTACTGTACGTATGTTCTTCATGCCTCTTATTGTGTTGCTTCTCTTTCTGTCAGGCAAAGGGTTAAAGAGAAGATTGCacgagacagagaggagagagcacaaAAGGTAACCCAACTGTTTATCTCGCTTCTTGTCCAATTTCAGTTTTCCCTGTCCTCTTCATATTTCTCTCTATTACCACTTCTGTTGGAACCAGTAACAATTAAgataattgtttgtttgtttctgttttttaccCATTCAGTTTGGAGGCGGTGGACCCCCCAGCACGACTGCACCTGCCCAGCCCAGCCCCTCGTCACCCACTAGTCACGGCCCTCCACCCACTAAGAAGGAGTATGATGAGTCCAGGATACAGGTACAAGCTTCAGTGACACCCACATGCTGCTCCTCACGCCACCTCAGCACACATGAATAGACTAAAAACAGAACAGACGTTTAAGACTCATCATTGGTTTTgacttattttttaatttaagacctcaaatctgaatttaaatgatcattttttCTGTTGCTCCTGTGTTAATCCATTGTTTTGTTGAAGGTACGCCTGTTGGACGGCTCGACCATCACGGCAGTCT encodes the following:
- the ubxn1 gene encoding UBX domain-containing protein 1 gives rise to the protein MAELTTLESLLEMGFDRNRAEKAVANTGNQGIEQAMDWLMEHENDPDIDEPYVPPVGNVLGGEADSQSTTEQPSLADTAEGTAGEDLEGDQSAKRPMTEEEKLEQVKRLEELMRVKQAERRERERAEELEREKQRRKQGQELQQIRQKMQDDDMKKLADQRRREKMEDKLARQRVKEKIARDREERAQKFGGGGPPSTTAPAQPSPSSPTSHGPPPTKKEYDESRIQVRLLDGSTITAVFKAQEPLAAVRVYVQVNGNTPEGQDFTLLSPYPRHVYTELDMEKPLKELGLVPSAVLVVTKK